A window of Hymenobacter aerilatus contains these coding sequences:
- a CDS encoding inorganic phosphate transporter, with product MFGLEPHVLLLLLICLLAACAFEFVNGFHDTANAVATVIYTNTLRPWVAVVWSAFWNFIGVFSGGIAVAMGIIYLLPVESLVDQNVYHGIAMVGALILAAIIWNVGTWYYGLPSSSSHALIGSILGVGIAFSLISGDNGSGVNWGKAGESGIALLVGPLFGFTLTIFLMYLLKRFVKSKAIFKEPHKRKPPPLWIRLTLVTTCTLVSFFHGSNDGQKGVGLIMLILIGIVPTYFAIDQTLNPLDMRESLQRVELVMNKVNPDELTAENRQNLAAVRAQTATLDSIFNGKTDVSQLPQAERFRIRKAILLTYSRAKKIVGSDKVSLSTNDRNTYEAAITDMRRFTDYAPWWVLLMVSLSLGIGTMVGWQRIVKTIGERIGKEHLTYAQGASSELVAAAMIGGSTWFGLPSSTTHVLSSAIAGSMVANRGVKNLNPQMVRNIALAWVLTLPVTMFLAGGLFLLFRALI from the coding sequence ATGTTCGGCTTAGAGCCTCACGTGCTGCTGCTACTGCTGATCTGCTTGCTGGCAGCCTGCGCGTTCGAATTTGTTAACGGTTTCCACGACACGGCCAACGCCGTGGCTACCGTCATTTACACCAACACGCTACGGCCCTGGGTGGCCGTGGTATGGTCGGCGTTTTGGAACTTCATTGGCGTATTCTCCGGTGGCATTGCCGTGGCCATGGGTATCATCTACCTGCTGCCCGTAGAAAGCCTGGTCGACCAAAACGTGTACCACGGCATTGCCATGGTAGGCGCGCTTATTCTGGCGGCCATTATCTGGAACGTGGGCACGTGGTACTACGGCCTACCTTCCTCCTCGTCGCACGCCCTCATTGGGTCCATCCTGGGGGTAGGCATTGCATTCAGCCTGATTTCGGGTGACAATGGCTCGGGCGTAAACTGGGGCAAGGCAGGCGAGTCGGGCATTGCCTTGCTGGTAGGGCCGCTGTTCGGCTTCACGCTCACTATCTTTCTGATGTACCTGCTCAAGCGCTTCGTGAAGAGCAAGGCCATCTTCAAAGAGCCACACAAGCGCAAGCCCCCACCCCTCTGGATTCGCCTGACGCTGGTAACGACTTGTACGCTGGTGAGCTTTTTCCACGGCTCCAACGATGGTCAGAAGGGCGTGGGCCTGATTATGCTAATTCTCATCGGCATCGTACCTACCTACTTCGCCATCGACCAAACCCTAAACCCGCTGGATATGCGCGAGTCGTTGCAGCGGGTAGAGTTGGTGATGAACAAGGTGAATCCCGATGAACTGACCGCCGAAAACCGCCAGAACCTGGCCGCCGTGAGAGCCCAAACGGCTACCCTCGACAGCATTTTCAATGGCAAAACTGATGTATCGCAGCTGCCCCAGGCCGAGCGTTTCCGCATTCGCAAAGCCATTCTGCTCACCTACAGCCGCGCCAAGAAAATTGTGGGCAGCGACAAAGTGAGCCTGAGTACCAACGACCGCAACACCTATGAAGCCGCCATTACCGACATGCGCCGCTTCACGGACTACGCCCCGTGGTGGGTGCTGCTGATGGTGTCGTTGTCGCTGGGCATTGGTACAATGGTAGGCTGGCAGCGCATCGTGAAAACTATTGGCGAGCGAATTGGCAAAGAACACTTGACGTACGCGCAGGGAGCTTCCTCAGAGCTGGTAGCGGCTGCCATGATTGGCGGCTCCACGTGGTTTGGCCTACCTTCCTCTACCACGCACGTGCTGTCGTCGGCCATTGCGGGCTCTATGGTGGCCAACCGCGGCGTGAAGAACCTAAACCCACAGATGGTGCGCAACATTGCCTTGGCTTGGGTGCTCACGTTGCCGGTTACCATGTTCCTGGCTGGTGGCCTGTTCCTGCTATTCCGGGCGCTGATTTAA
- a CDS encoding DUF4385 domain-containing protein — protein MPFDYTLDFHHTDFRQHPELYRVGKGEQGVLLVEPYKSEILPHWRFRTPEVAQESSEKIYALFEAYLRDEDFVGADMARKFLQMGYTRARRYANHRGGKKYDGPVPTDKKGQSGAHGRAELLRAPEDATKAEAARIFKEKWDAARAYPPYQEQKASFEQRYGK, from the coding sequence ATGCCTTTCGATTACACCTTGGATTTCCACCACACCGACTTCCGGCAGCACCCCGAGCTGTACCGTGTGGGCAAAGGCGAGCAGGGCGTACTACTGGTAGAGCCCTATAAGTCGGAGATTCTGCCTCACTGGCGCTTCCGTACGCCCGAGGTGGCCCAGGAGTCGTCGGAGAAGATTTACGCGCTGTTTGAGGCGTATTTGCGCGATGAAGACTTTGTGGGTGCTGATATGGCCCGCAAGTTTTTGCAAATGGGTTACACCCGCGCCCGGCGCTACGCCAACCACCGCGGCGGCAAGAAGTACGATGGCCCCGTGCCAACCGATAAAAAAGGGCAGAGCGGCGCCCACGGACGCGCCGAGCTGCTCCGTGCCCCCGAAGACGCTACCAAAGCCGAGGCCGCCCGCATATTTAAAGAGAAATGGGATGCAGCCCGCGCCTACCCTCCCTACCAAGAGCAGAAAGCCAGCTTCGAGCAGCGCTACGGGAAATGA
- a CDS encoding FAD-dependent oxidoreductase, producing MSDTIDPTHTSGATQSTWFATTDALPTFWPLRENLTVDVVVVGAGIAGLTTAYLLGKAGKRVAVLEDGEIASGETGRTTAHLSNALDDRYTTLEQLFGQEGARLAAESHTAAIDEIEKIVAAEQIDCDFSRLDGYLFLAKENTPQELLDERDAAHRAGLTGVEWLSDAGATGFQTGECLRFPNQGQFHILKYLRGVTKAIVAQGGQIFTHSHVTDVQGGDTALVRTTEGFEVRAQAVVVATNTPCIDRVVMHTKQGAYRTYALGAQIPRGSVTTALYWDMADPYHYIRVQPVPDSDSHDLLIVGGEDHSVGHDDPEARLACLEEWTRVHFPAISSIDFRWSGQVLEPNDSLAYAGRNPLDEPNVYIITGDSGHGMTHGTLGAMLLRDLILEHSNPWEQLYDPGRVTLKAESLKEFARENARVVADYTDLLTGGDVSSAEDIAPGSGAVLRQGVSKVAVYKDQEGKVHECSAICPHLGCVVHWNDLETSWDCPCHGSRFDAYGKLLMGPANKDLSPS from the coding sequence ATGTCCGATACCATTGACCCTACCCACACCTCCGGCGCCACGCAGTCTACCTGGTTTGCCACCACCGATGCCTTACCTACCTTTTGGCCCCTGCGTGAAAACCTCACAGTAGACGTGGTAGTAGTGGGTGCGGGCATTGCTGGCCTCACGACGGCCTACCTGCTGGGCAAAGCCGGCAAGCGAGTGGCGGTGCTGGAAGATGGCGAAATAGCCAGCGGCGAAACCGGCCGCACCACGGCGCACCTTTCCAATGCCTTGGATGACCGCTACACCACGCTGGAGCAGTTATTCGGGCAAGAAGGCGCCCGCTTAGCTGCCGAAAGCCACACTGCCGCCATCGACGAAATCGAGAAAATAGTAGCCGCCGAGCAGATTGATTGTGATTTCAGCCGCTTAGATGGCTACCTGTTTCTAGCAAAAGAAAATACGCCCCAAGAACTGCTGGACGAGCGCGACGCCGCACACCGCGCCGGCCTTACCGGGGTAGAGTGGCTGTCTGATGCTGGTGCCACGGGTTTCCAGACCGGCGAATGCCTGCGCTTTCCCAACCAAGGCCAGTTTCATATTCTGAAATATCTGCGCGGAGTAACGAAGGCTATTGTAGCGCAGGGCGGACAGATTTTCACGCACTCGCACGTTACCGATGTGCAAGGCGGCGACACGGCGCTAGTACGCACCACCGAAGGCTTCGAAGTGCGTGCCCAGGCCGTGGTAGTGGCCACCAACACGCCCTGCATCGACCGCGTGGTGATGCATACCAAACAGGGCGCCTACCGCACCTACGCCTTAGGCGCTCAAATTCCGCGCGGTTCTGTTACCACTGCCTTGTATTGGGATATGGCCGATCCGTACCACTACATCCGCGTGCAGCCAGTACCCGATTCTGATTCGCATGATCTGTTGATTGTGGGCGGTGAAGACCATTCAGTGGGGCACGATGATCCGGAGGCCCGGTTGGCTTGCCTGGAAGAATGGACGCGGGTACATTTTCCGGCTATTAGCAGCATCGACTTCCGCTGGTCGGGGCAGGTGTTGGAGCCCAACGACAGCCTGGCCTACGCCGGGCGCAATCCGCTGGACGAGCCCAACGTCTACATCATCACTGGCGACTCGGGCCACGGTATGACGCACGGCACGCTGGGTGCTATGCTGTTGCGTGACCTCATCTTAGAACACTCCAACCCCTGGGAGCAGCTCTACGACCCCGGCCGTGTAACACTCAAGGCCGAGTCGTTGAAGGAATTTGCCCGCGAAAATGCCCGCGTGGTAGCCGATTACACCGACCTACTCACGGGCGGCGACGTATCCTCCGCTGAGGACATTGCGCCGGGCAGCGGCGCCGTGCTACGGCAGGGCGTCTCGAAAGTGGCCGTGTATAAAGATCAGGAAGGCAAGGTGCACGAGTGCTCGGCTATTTGCCCTCACTTGGGCTGCGTGGTGCACTGGAACGACCTAGAGACCAGTTGGGATTGTCCGTGCCACGGCTCCCGCTTCGATGCGTACGGCAAGCTGCTGATGGGACCCGCCAACAAAGACCTGTCACCGTCATAA
- a CDS encoding class I SAM-dependent methyltransferase, translated as MYERLEACPVCGKSDFQNKLVVEDKSVSKESFAIQQCTACKFQFTNPRPDAAHIGRYYESDEYVSHNSGAAGLINQAYKVARFFTLRRKVALLNRLVPRKGKLLDYGCGTGHFVAAAKADGWQVHGLEPNPRAREEAIGRVGANVGTPEDLSKLPVGSFDAITLWHVLEHVHTLNETLRQLIQLLKPEGVLILAVPNVESLDAQHYRQDWAAYDVPRHLYHFAPNTMRQLLKKYKMQVRETLPMALDAYYVSMLSEKHRAEQGKGMLAVLKAGYQSNRYAAQHGGQYSSLIYVATRR; from the coding sequence GTGTACGAACGATTAGAAGCCTGCCCGGTGTGCGGGAAATCGGACTTCCAGAACAAGCTGGTAGTTGAGGATAAATCAGTTAGCAAGGAGAGCTTCGCTATTCAGCAGTGCACGGCGTGCAAATTTCAGTTCACTAATCCTCGCCCTGACGCGGCCCACATCGGGCGGTATTACGAGTCGGATGAGTATGTGTCGCACAACAGCGGCGCGGCCGGGCTCATCAACCAAGCCTATAAGGTAGCCCGCTTCTTCACGCTGCGGCGCAAAGTGGCCCTGCTAAACCGGCTGGTACCCCGCAAAGGCAAGCTGCTGGACTACGGCTGCGGCACGGGACACTTTGTAGCGGCTGCCAAGGCCGACGGCTGGCAGGTACACGGCTTGGAACCCAACCCGCGCGCCCGCGAGGAAGCCATAGGTAGGGTAGGGGCCAACGTGGGTACGCCCGAAGACCTCAGCAAGTTACCGGTTGGCTCTTTCGATGCCATTACGCTGTGGCACGTGCTAGAACACGTTCATACCCTGAATGAAACCCTACGCCAGCTCATCCAGCTCTTGAAGCCCGAAGGTGTACTCATTCTTGCGGTGCCCAACGTGGAAAGCCTCGACGCCCAGCACTACCGCCAGGACTGGGCTGCCTACGACGTACCGCGTCATCTCTATCATTTCGCGCCCAATACCATGCGTCAGCTGCTGAAAAAGTATAAAATGCAGGTGCGCGAAACCCTACCCATGGCCTTGGATGCTTACTACGTGAGCATGCTCAGCGAGAAACACCGCGCCGAGCAGGGCAAGGGCATGCTGGCCGTGCTGAAAGCCGGCTACCAGTCGAACCGCTACGCTGCCCAGCACGGCGGGCAATATTCCAGCCTGATTTACGTAGCTACTCGGCGCTGA
- the mnmG gene encoding tRNA uridine-5-carboxymethylaminomethyl(34) synthesis enzyme MnmG translates to MFQQEEYDVIVVGAGHAGCEAAAAAANLGSKVLLVTMNMNTIAQMSCNPAMGGVAKGQIVREVDALGGQSGIITDKTMIQFRMLNRSKGPAMWSPRAQSDRMRFAEEWRLTLEGIANVDFWQEAVLGLVVENDTVVGVKTQLGIEFRGKAVVLTNGTFLNGLIHIGEKNFGGGRAAERGSTGITEQLKELGFEAGRMKTGTPPRVDGRSLDYSKMEEQAGDEVPSKFSYLDTPALAKQRPCYITYTNAEVHEILREGFEKSPMFQGRIKGLGPRYCPSVEDKINRFADKDRHQIFVEPEGWSTVEVYVNGFSSSLPEDVQYRALRKIAGFENAKMFRPGYAIEYDFFPPTQLSLTLETKLVKNLYFAGQINGTTGYEEAACQGLMAGINAHNKVHGKAPFVLKRSEAYIGVLIDDLVNKGTDEPYRMFTSRAEHRILLRQDNADLRLTPLGYELGLASEERMQLVREKEQQTQEVLTLLGKFAIEPHEINSLLEELGSATIHEKTRAVNLLRRPNVELADLTRVLPGLTLALAPYRAEALEQAIILVKYENYLAKEHQQAARVQELESFVIQGRLDYKAMPALSHEAREKLLKIQPETLGQASRISGVSPADVSVLMVYLGR, encoded by the coding sequence ATGTTTCAGCAAGAAGAATACGATGTGATTGTGGTAGGCGCGGGCCACGCGGGCTGCGAGGCCGCCGCCGCTGCCGCCAACCTGGGCTCGAAAGTGCTGCTGGTGACCATGAACATGAACACCATCGCGCAGATGTCGTGCAACCCGGCTATGGGCGGGGTTGCCAAGGGGCAGATTGTGCGCGAGGTAGACGCTCTGGGTGGCCAGTCGGGCATCATCACCGACAAAACCATGATTCAGTTCCGGATGCTGAACCGCTCCAAAGGCCCCGCCATGTGGAGCCCGCGGGCGCAATCGGACCGGATGCGTTTTGCTGAAGAGTGGCGTCTCACGCTAGAAGGCATTGCCAACGTAGACTTCTGGCAGGAAGCCGTGCTGGGTTTGGTAGTAGAAAATGATACGGTAGTGGGTGTAAAAACGCAGCTTGGTATCGAGTTTAGGGGCAAGGCAGTGGTGCTTACCAATGGCACTTTTCTGAACGGCCTGATCCACATCGGCGAGAAAAACTTTGGTGGGGGTAGGGCCGCTGAGCGCGGCAGCACCGGCATCACAGAGCAACTAAAGGAGCTGGGCTTCGAGGCTGGCCGCATGAAGACCGGCACCCCGCCTCGCGTAGATGGCCGCTCGCTGGACTACTCCAAAATGGAGGAGCAAGCCGGCGACGAGGTACCTAGCAAATTCTCCTACCTCGACACGCCCGCATTAGCTAAGCAGCGCCCCTGCTACATCACCTACACTAACGCCGAGGTACACGAAATCCTGCGCGAAGGATTTGAGAAGTCACCCATGTTTCAGGGCCGCATCAAAGGCCTGGGGCCGCGCTATTGCCCAAGTGTGGAGGACAAAATCAACCGCTTTGCCGATAAGGACCGCCACCAGATTTTTGTGGAGCCTGAGGGCTGGAGCACAGTAGAAGTGTACGTGAACGGTTTCAGCTCGTCCCTACCCGAGGACGTGCAGTATCGCGCCCTGCGCAAGATTGCGGGTTTCGAGAATGCCAAGATGTTCCGTCCTGGCTACGCTATCGAGTACGATTTCTTCCCGCCTACCCAGCTCAGCCTCACGCTAGAGACCAAGCTGGTTAAGAACCTGTATTTCGCGGGCCAGATTAACGGTACCACGGGCTACGAGGAGGCCGCGTGCCAGGGCCTGATGGCCGGTATCAACGCGCACAACAAAGTGCATGGCAAAGCTCCTTTTGTGCTCAAGCGCAGTGAAGCCTATATCGGTGTGCTCATCGACGACCTTGTGAACAAAGGTACCGACGAACCCTACCGCATGTTCACGAGCCGTGCCGAGCACCGCATCCTGCTGCGCCAAGACAACGCCGACCTCCGCCTGACGCCACTGGGCTATGAGTTGGGCTTGGCCTCGGAGGAGCGTATGCAGCTGGTGCGTGAGAAGGAACAGCAAACGCAAGAAGTGCTGACGCTATTGGGCAAGTTTGCTATTGAGCCCCATGAAATCAACAGCCTGCTGGAGGAGTTGGGTTCGGCTACCATACACGAGAAAACCCGCGCCGTGAATCTGCTGCGCCGCCCTAACGTGGAGCTGGCTGACCTCACCCGTGTACTGCCCGGCCTCACGCTGGCCTTAGCGCCCTACCGCGCCGAGGCACTGGAGCAGGCCATCATCTTGGTGAAGTACGAAAACTACCTAGCCAAGGAGCACCAGCAGGCCGCCCGCGTGCAGGAGCTGGAAAGCTTCGTGATTCAGGGCCGGCTGGACTACAAAGCCATGCCTGCCCTTTCACACGAGGCCCGCGAGAAGCTGCTCAAGATTCAGCCCGAGACGCTGGGTCAGGCCTCTCGCATCAGCGGTGTCTCACCGGCCGACGTTTCGGTGCTGATGGTGTACCTTGGGAGGTAA
- a CDS encoding GNAT family N-acetyltransferase → MSATPHPFPIIPGNMLDYYLGQGYYRMHQDLFTCRFLPINDTLHTVHWLRLVLDNVTWGPEQRRLLRLNKPFSVSIRPFRLTDEYETLYVQYRASITFDAPPTVEAFLLAGATHNIFTTAVLEVRDNGQLIAAGIFDSGTRSLAGIMNFYDPAYRKNSLGKYLMLLKIDYARRQHMQYYYPGYLVHDYPKFDYKLFPCLPATEVFDCLRDQWLPFSWDEVNRQATELMLDWDEQELD, encoded by the coding sequence ATGTCTGCTACGCCCCATCCGTTTCCTATTATTCCGGGCAACATGCTGGACTATTACCTGGGGCAGGGCTACTATCGGATGCATCAGGACTTATTCACGTGTCGTTTCCTACCCATCAACGACACCTTGCACACGGTACATTGGCTGCGCTTGGTGCTCGACAACGTGACATGGGGACCAGAGCAGCGCCGCCTATTGCGTCTGAACAAGCCGTTTAGCGTTTCCATCCGGCCATTCCGACTTACCGATGAATACGAAACTCTCTACGTGCAGTACCGCGCTTCCATCACCTTCGACGCGCCGCCTACTGTGGAGGCGTTTTTGCTGGCCGGTGCTACCCACAACATCTTCACCACCGCAGTGCTTGAAGTGCGCGACAACGGCCAGCTGATTGCAGCCGGCATCTTCGACAGCGGCACCCGCAGCCTAGCGGGCATCATGAATTTCTACGACCCGGCCTACCGCAAAAACAGCCTGGGCAAGTACTTGATGTTGCTGAAAATAGACTACGCCCGCCGCCAGCACATGCAGTATTACTACCCCGGCTACCTGGTACACGACTACCCCAAGTTTGACTACAAGCTATTTCCCTGTCTACCTGCCACGGAGGTGTTCGACTGCCTGCGCGACCAGTGGCTACCGTTTTCCTGGGATGAGGTGAACCGGCAAGCCACTGAGCTGATGCTTGATTGGGACGAGCAGGAACTAGACTAA